In Microbacterium enclense, one genomic interval encodes:
- a CDS encoding 16S rRNA (uracil(1498)-N(3))-methyltransferase: MALHFVTDEAASAQPGDAISLTGAEAHHAAAVRRVRVDEAVTLGDGHGAWLDGVVVAATPKQVDVRVTGRVDVAAAVPRFVLVQALAKGDRDELAVQAATELGIDAIVPWQAARSVSRWDAKAEKGLARWRTIVREAAKQAHRAWIPEVDGIARTADLVRLAATATVLVLEPSASDRLTSVAAETSDGRDVVLVVGPEGGIAPEELDALLEAGARLVRLGDTVLRTSTAGAAAISVLSAAHGRW; the protein is encoded by the coding sequence GTGGCCCTGCACTTCGTCACCGACGAGGCGGCATCCGCTCAGCCGGGCGACGCGATCTCCCTTACCGGCGCCGAGGCGCACCACGCCGCGGCCGTGCGCCGTGTCCGTGTCGACGAGGCCGTCACACTGGGCGACGGCCACGGCGCATGGCTCGACGGTGTGGTCGTCGCCGCGACGCCGAAGCAGGTCGACGTGCGTGTCACGGGACGCGTCGACGTCGCCGCTGCCGTCCCGCGTTTCGTGCTGGTGCAGGCCCTCGCCAAGGGTGATCGCGATGAGCTGGCCGTTCAGGCGGCGACGGAGTTGGGCATCGACGCGATCGTTCCCTGGCAGGCGGCCCGCAGTGTCTCGCGCTGGGACGCCAAGGCTGAGAAGGGTCTCGCCCGGTGGCGCACGATCGTCCGCGAGGCGGCGAAGCAAGCCCACCGCGCGTGGATCCCCGAGGTCGACGGGATCGCGCGGACGGCCGACCTCGTCCGGCTCGCCGCGACGGCCACCGTGCTGGTCCTGGAGCCCTCGGCATCCGACCGCCTGACCTCCGTCGCCGCGGAGACCTCCGACGGCCGGGATGTCGTGCTGGTGGTCGGCCCCGAGGGAGGAATCGCCCCCGAGGAACTCGACGCGCTTCTCGAAGCGGGTGCCCGGCTCGTGCGCCTCGGAGACACGGTGCTGCGCACCTCGACCGCGGGAGCCGCGGCGATTTCGGTGCTGTCGGCGGCCCACGGGCGCTGGTGA
- a CDS encoding HIT domain-containing protein encodes MSEPSIFTRILQGEIPAEIVAETENVFAIRDIAPQAPVHLLVIPKTQQYRNVVELAAADPDLLTEVVGLANTVAAEHADGDFRLIFNTGEGAGQTVFHVHAHVLAGGLNEKSLGG; translated from the coding sequence ATGAGCGAACCGTCGATCTTCACGCGAATCCTGCAGGGCGAGATCCCCGCCGAGATCGTCGCCGAGACCGAGAACGTCTTCGCGATCCGCGACATCGCTCCTCAGGCCCCGGTGCATCTGCTGGTGATCCCCAAGACGCAGCAGTACCGCAATGTGGTCGAGCTGGCCGCCGCAGATCCCGATCTCCTCACCGAGGTCGTCGGACTGGCGAACACCGTGGCCGCCGAGCACGCCGACGGTGACTTCCGTCTGATCTTCAACACCGGCGAGGGTGCCGGTCAAACCGTCTTCCATGTGCACGCCCACGTTCTCGCGGGCGGCCTGAACGAAAAGAGCCTGGGTGGCTGA
- a CDS encoding PhoH family protein, whose amino-acid sequence MVQLLGPQDRLLRVVEKEHPTVDVHVRGNEVTLSGEAGAVRAARGLVDELLAMTRSGQGLDPSDVSSSNRMLRSDGGPRPSEVMGEAILSSRGKVIRPKTAGQKAYVDAIEENTIVFGIGPAGTGKTYLAMAKAVQALQRKEVSRIILTRPAVEAGERLGFLPGTLTDKIDPYLRPLYDALNEMMDPEIVPKLMATGTIEVAPLAYMRGRTLNDSFVVLDEAQNTTPEQMKMFLTRLGFGTRMVVTGDITQIDLPQGASGLRLVTRVLSDVDDIHFSYLTSDDVVRHTLVGRIVDAYTEYDEKRLVARRERDEATEFANRAERRGPRAAGPRDHLPRRNRS is encoded by the coding sequence ATGGTGCAGCTCCTCGGCCCGCAGGATCGCCTCCTGCGCGTGGTCGAGAAAGAGCACCCCACCGTCGACGTGCACGTCCGCGGCAACGAGGTCACACTGTCGGGTGAGGCCGGCGCCGTACGCGCGGCACGCGGACTCGTCGACGAACTGCTCGCGATGACGCGGTCCGGTCAAGGACTCGACCCCTCCGACGTGTCGAGCTCGAATCGCATGCTGCGCTCCGACGGCGGCCCTCGTCCGTCCGAGGTCATGGGGGAGGCGATCCTCTCGTCGCGTGGCAAGGTCATCCGCCCCAAGACCGCGGGACAAAAGGCCTACGTCGACGCGATCGAAGAGAACACGATCGTGTTCGGCATCGGGCCCGCCGGTACGGGAAAGACCTACCTCGCGATGGCGAAGGCCGTGCAGGCCCTGCAGCGCAAAGAGGTCAGCCGCATCATCCTCACCCGTCCCGCGGTCGAAGCGGGGGAGCGGCTCGGATTCCTCCCGGGCACGCTGACCGACAAGATCGACCCGTATCTGCGCCCGCTCTACGATGCGCTCAACGAGATGATGGACCCCGAAATCGTCCCCAAGCTCATGGCGACGGGAACGATCGAGGTCGCTCCGTTGGCGTACATGCGCGGACGCACGCTCAACGACTCGTTCGTCGTGCTCGACGAGGCACAGAACACCACGCCCGAGCAGATGAAGATGTTCCTCACGCGCCTGGGGTTCGGAACCCGCATGGTGGTCACGGGTGACATCACCCAGATCGACCTTCCCCAGGGGGCGTCGGGGCTCCGGCTCGTCACACGGGTTCTCAGCGACGTCGACGACATCCATTTCTCGTACTTGACCAGCGACGACGTCGTCCGGCACACCCTCGTGGGCCGTATCGTCGACGCCTACACCGAGTACGACGAGAAGCGCCTCGTCGCGCGACGTGAGCGCGATGAGGCCACCGAGTTCGCCAACCGTGCGGAGCGCCGCGGCCCCCGGGCCGCGGGTCCCCGCGATCACCTCCCGAGACGAAACCGCTCATGA
- the ybeY gene encoding rRNA maturation RNase YbeY gives MTIEINNESGYDIDEQVLLRLMEYNLAELHVSADADVAIVLVDEGAMESLHVQWMDEPGPTDVLSFPMDELRPGSEDAPTPAGLLGDIVLCPSVAEAQAVTAKHSTQDELILLTTHGLLHLLGFDHAEPDEEREMFGLQRELITGFQAVERRRSA, from the coding sequence ATGACGATCGAGATCAACAACGAATCCGGCTACGACATCGACGAGCAGGTGCTGTTGCGTCTGATGGAGTACAACCTCGCCGAGCTCCATGTGAGCGCCGACGCCGATGTGGCGATCGTGCTCGTCGACGAGGGCGCGATGGAGTCGCTGCACGTGCAGTGGATGGATGAGCCGGGTCCCACCGACGTTCTGAGCTTCCCGATGGACGAACTCCGCCCGGGGTCGGAAGACGCACCTACTCCCGCCGGGCTCCTCGGCGACATCGTGCTCTGCCCCTCCGTCGCCGAGGCGCAAGCCGTCACGGCCAAGCACTCGACGCAGGACGAACTGATCCTGCTCACTACGCACGGTCTGCTCCACCTGCTCGGCTTCGACCACGCCGAGCCCGACGAGGAGCGCGAGATGTTCGGCCTGCAGCGCGAGCTCATCACGGGTTTCCAGGCCGTCGAGCGCCGCCGCAGCGCATGA
- a CDS encoding hemolysin family protein, whose amino-acid sequence MTEALLLVAALLLVAFGGLMAASEAALGVTSRSDLLELGSSGRNARALQRIADDPSAHVTAVGFIRVLAETTAAVLVTAAFVLIFDNIWLAIAAAAVLMTGISFIAVGASPRSVGRQHARGLLRGGAPLIRGMRIILGPLAHGLVSVSNRVTPGLSQSTSFASEEQLLSIIDEAAENELIEQDDRELIHSVFDFTDRYVREVMVPRTDMVTVDAAATSREALALFLEKGVSRVPLADDDADDVVGMLYLKDLVQFGFRDEAGWRDAPIRRIARPAVFVPESMKAETLLQQMKRDAVHVCLAVDEYGGISGLVTLEDLIEELVGEIADEYDAPSTEVVALDDGRYRVSARLGLDEVGDLFGLELDDEDVDSIGGLLGKALGRIPQPGATAEHSGLVMTGGASRGRNRGIATVFVERADPTDDDADADESARERNDR is encoded by the coding sequence ATGACCGAGGCTCTCCTCCTCGTCGCCGCTCTGCTGCTCGTCGCCTTCGGCGGGTTGATGGCGGCGTCCGAGGCGGCCCTGGGTGTCACCTCCCGATCCGACCTGCTCGAGCTGGGGAGTTCCGGACGCAACGCCCGCGCCCTCCAGCGCATCGCCGACGACCCGAGCGCCCATGTGACGGCCGTGGGATTCATCCGCGTGCTCGCCGAGACCACCGCGGCCGTCCTCGTCACGGCCGCGTTCGTGCTGATCTTCGACAACATCTGGCTCGCCATCGCGGCGGCCGCCGTCCTGATGACGGGCATCTCCTTCATCGCCGTCGGCGCGAGCCCGCGCTCGGTCGGTCGGCAGCACGCTCGGGGGCTGCTGCGCGGAGGGGCACCCCTCATCCGCGGGATGCGCATCATCCTCGGGCCCCTCGCCCACGGGCTCGTGTCGGTCAGCAACCGCGTGACCCCGGGTCTGTCGCAGTCGACGTCGTTCGCCTCCGAAGAGCAACTGCTCAGCATCATCGACGAGGCCGCCGAGAACGAGCTCATCGAGCAGGACGACCGCGAGCTCATCCACTCGGTGTTCGACTTCACCGACCGTTATGTCCGCGAGGTCATGGTTCCGCGTACCGACATGGTGACCGTGGATGCCGCAGCCACCTCCCGCGAAGCCCTCGCCCTGTTCCTCGAGAAGGGCGTCTCTCGCGTCCCTCTCGCCGACGACGATGCCGACGACGTCGTGGGGATGCTCTATCTGAAAGACCTCGTCCAGTTCGGCTTCCGCGACGAAGCCGGGTGGCGTGATGCCCCCATCCGACGGATCGCGCGACCTGCCGTGTTCGTTCCGGAGTCGATGAAGGCCGAGACGCTGCTCCAGCAGATGAAGCGCGACGCGGTGCACGTGTGCCTCGCCGTCGACGAGTACGGCGGCATCTCCGGCCTGGTCACGCTCGAGGACCTCATCGAGGAACTCGTCGGCGAGATCGCCGACGAGTACGACGCCCCCTCCACCGAGGTCGTCGCCCTCGACGACGGCCGTTACCGGGTGAGTGCACGCCTGGGGCTCGACGAGGTCGGCGACCTGTTCGGCCTCGAGCTCGACGATGAAGACGTGGACTCGATCGGCGGACTCCTCGGCAAAGCTCTCGGGCGGATCCCGCAACCCGGAGCCACCGCAGAACACTCCGGTCTGGTAATGACCGGGGGAGCCTCACGGGGACGCAATCGCGGCATCGCGACCGTCTTCGTGGAGCGTGCAGATCCGACGGACGACGACGCCGATGCGGACGAATCCGCGCGCGAAAGGAACGATAGATGA
- the era gene encoding GTPase Era, with amino-acid sequence MSDTRSGFVTFVGRPNVGKSTLTNALVGEKVAITSDKPQTTRRAIRGIVNRPGGQLVVVDTPGIHRPRTLLGQRLNDLVEQVLGDVDVIAFCAPATEKVGPGDRRIAESLSGYPRAKKVALVTKTDAATREQITERLIEVDSLREDWAAVIPLSAVTNDQLDVLSDELLALMPEGPALYDAGVTTDETVEDRIAEIIREAALYGVRDELPHSIAVTVDDVAPREGSDLTDVWANIVVERDSQKAIIIGRKGSRLADVGARARAGIEPLVGGRVYLSLHVRVAKEWQRDAKQLGRLGF; translated from the coding sequence ATGAGCGACACCCGATCCGGATTCGTGACCTTCGTGGGGCGCCCGAACGTCGGGAAGTCGACGCTCACCAACGCACTCGTCGGCGAGAAGGTCGCCATCACGAGCGACAAGCCGCAGACGACCCGCCGAGCGATCCGCGGGATCGTGAACCGCCCCGGCGGTCAGCTCGTCGTCGTCGACACTCCCGGCATCCATCGCCCTCGCACCCTCCTGGGCCAGCGTCTGAACGACCTGGTGGAACAGGTGCTCGGCGACGTCGACGTCATCGCGTTCTGCGCTCCGGCGACCGAGAAGGTCGGCCCCGGTGATCGGCGGATCGCCGAATCGCTGTCGGGATATCCACGCGCCAAGAAGGTCGCGCTGGTGACGAAGACCGACGCTGCCACACGCGAGCAGATCACCGAGCGCCTCATCGAGGTCGACAGCCTGCGCGAGGACTGGGCCGCAGTCATCCCTCTGTCGGCGGTGACGAACGACCAGCTCGACGTACTGAGCGACGAGTTGCTGGCGCTGATGCCCGAGGGGCCCGCGCTGTACGACGCCGGAGTGACCACGGACGAGACCGTGGAAGACCGCATCGCCGAGATCATCCGCGAGGCCGCTCTGTATGGCGTCCGCGACGAGCTGCCGCACTCGATCGCGGTGACCGTCGACGACGTCGCGCCCCGCGAGGGCAGCGACCTGACCGATGTGTGGGCCAATATCGTCGTCGAGCGCGACAGCCAGAAGGCGATCATCATCGGTCGCAAGGGCTCGCGCCTCGCCGATGTCGGGGCCCGCGCCCGCGCCGGGATCGAGCCGCTCGTCGGTGGTCGGGTGTACTTGTCGCTCCACGTCCGCGTCGCGAAAGAGTGGCAGCGCGACGCGAAGCAACTGGGCCGCCTCGGTTTCTGA
- a CDS encoding NADP-dependent oxidoreductase, whose product MAKRWTASAPGPIDTWSFDEIDVSPPGRGEVTIRVHAAGVNPADAKHVAQARPGATFPVPIGYELSGEVVAVGQDAVGGTGELSVGDDVVAFRVQGAYATDITVPARDVFAKPANLSHPEAANLLLAGTTAAEMIQVTRVEAGDTVLLHAASGAVGVSLLQQARELGVRVIGTVGSDSPASADRVRGYGGIPVAYGPGLRERVEKAANGAPIAAAWDAVGTDEAIDVSLAVVAERDRIVTIVDPERAKRDGFLWIAGSRPESARFRDIARARVLELAASGALEVPLARTYPLAEAVDAVRFVMAGHPGGKVALVP is encoded by the coding sequence ATGGCGAAGAGGTGGACGGCGTCGGCTCCGGGGCCGATCGACACGTGGAGCTTCGACGAGATCGACGTGAGCCCGCCCGGTCGCGGCGAGGTCACGATCCGCGTCCACGCGGCGGGTGTCAATCCTGCGGATGCCAAGCACGTGGCTCAGGCACGACCCGGGGCGACCTTCCCCGTACCGATCGGGTACGAGCTCTCCGGTGAGGTCGTCGCGGTGGGTCAGGACGCGGTGGGCGGCACGGGTGAACTCTCCGTCGGCGACGACGTGGTCGCGTTCCGCGTGCAGGGAGCGTACGCGACCGACATCACGGTGCCCGCGCGCGATGTGTTCGCCAAGCCCGCGAACCTGTCCCACCCGGAAGCAGCGAACCTCCTGCTCGCCGGCACCACCGCCGCCGAGATGATCCAGGTCACCCGCGTCGAGGCCGGCGATACCGTCCTCCTTCATGCGGCTTCGGGCGCGGTGGGTGTGAGCCTCCTTCAGCAGGCGCGTGAACTCGGTGTCCGCGTGATCGGCACGGTGGGCTCGGATTCGCCTGCCTCGGCGGATCGCGTCCGTGGATACGGCGGCATCCCCGTCGCCTATGGCCCGGGCCTGCGTGAGCGTGTGGAGAAAGCGGCGAACGGGGCGCCCATCGCGGCGGCGTGGGACGCCGTCGGTACCGACGAAGCGATCGACGTCTCGCTCGCCGTCGTCGCCGAGCGCGACCGCATCGTCACGATCGTCGATCCCGAGCGGGCGAAACGAGACGGTTTCCTCTGGATCGCCGGTTCTCGGCCCGAGAGCGCGCGGTTCCGGGACATCGCCCGAGCGCGCGTCCTCGAGCTCGCGGCATCCGGGGCCCTGGAGGTCCCGCTGGCCCGCACGTACCCGCTCGCCGAAGCCGTCGACGCGGTGCGCTTCGTCATGGCCGGGCACCCGGGCGGCAAGGTCGCACTGGTGCCGTGA
- a CDS encoding GNAT family protein encodes MRLRPVVDADLPAMVRYRGDAEVCRFLPFEPQTADDIRSRIGHLFGGTALTGERGGVVLVIERTSDDAVVGDLVLFHLDALTGTAEIGWVIDPAASGAGLATEAVRALIDTAFGLYGLRRLVARIDAENARSLALAARLGMRREAHLIENEWFKGRWSDEIDFGLLQREWTAGE; translated from the coding sequence GTGCGCCTGCGACCGGTCGTCGATGCCGATCTCCCCGCGATGGTGCGCTACCGCGGCGACGCGGAGGTATGCCGGTTCCTCCCGTTCGAGCCGCAGACAGCCGACGACATCCGTTCCCGCATCGGCCACCTCTTCGGGGGCACGGCCTTGACGGGGGAGCGTGGCGGGGTCGTCCTGGTCATCGAGCGGACCTCCGACGACGCGGTGGTCGGCGACCTCGTGCTCTTCCACCTCGACGCCCTGACGGGGACCGCCGAGATCGGGTGGGTCATCGACCCGGCGGCATCCGGTGCAGGGCTTGCCACCGAGGCCGTACGCGCCCTGATCGACACGGCATTCGGCCTGTACGGGCTCCGGCGACTGGTCGCGCGCATCGACGCCGAGAACGCCCGGTCCCTCGCTCTGGCGGCGCGCCTGGGGATGCGCCGGGAGGCGCACCTCATCGAGAACGAGTGGTTCAAAGGGCGCTGGAGCGATGAGATCGATTTCGGCCTTCTGCAGCGCGAGTGGACGGCGGGGGAGTGA